In Arachis hypogaea cultivar Tifrunner chromosome 2, arahy.Tifrunner.gnm2.J5K5, whole genome shotgun sequence, a genomic segment contains:
- the LOC140176795 gene encoding protein MAIN-LIKE 1-like, translating to MVPDVAYQLGLPVDGRYVSGCLSEFHLYIPGGRPAWVWFQELLGVVPPPSQVQKYAVNCSWFQETFGECPDGADDETVRRYARAYIMMLLGTQLFGDKSCNCIHIRWLPYVARQEEMGTYSWGSAALAWLYRCMCRVANKHVVKLTGPLQQLQSWIFWRFPRFRPSGYETFSWPLASRWSGYNAFGSEKGPRVEMWMLRIDRLQHGEPDNGEFPVQFIWMPYTTPDVLQVVHPEVLEPRHMALWRSVTSLIYFAVIEWHQIDRVLP from the exons ATGGTTCCG gacgtggcataccagttGGGGTTGCCAGTGGACGGGCGTTACGTCAGCGGCTGCCTATCAGAGTTCCATTTATACATCCCGGGTGGCCGTCCAGCCTGGGTGTGGTTCCAGGAGCTGCTTGGAGTGGTACCTCCTCCCagccaggttcagaagtacgcagtgaactgcagctggtttcaggagacTTTTGGTGAGTGCCCTGATGGAGCAGATGACGAGACTGTGCGGCGATATGCGCGTGCgtatatcatgatgttgttgggtaCGCAGCTGTTTGGGGATAAGTCTTGCAACTGCATACACATCAGATGGCTTCCCTACGTAGCCAGGCAGGAGGAGATGGGTACCTATAGCTGGGGTTCTGCAGCACTagcatggttgtaccggtgcatgtgccgagtggcgaACAAACATGTGGTCAAGTTAACAGGCCCACTTCAGCAACTTCAGTCTTGGATCTTCTGGCGATTTCCTCGGTTTAGGCCTTCTGGATATGAGACGTTCAGCTGGCCATTGGCTTCGAG GTGGTCAGGATACAACGCTTTCGGTAGCGAGAAGGGTCCTAGAGTGGAGATGTGGATGCTGAGGATAGACCGGTTACAGCACGGGGAG CCTGACAATGGAGAGTTCCCCGTGCAGTTTATCTGGATGCCGTACACCACTCCCGACGTACTTCAGGTTGTGCATCCAGAGGTTTTGGAGCCTCGGCATATGGCGTTGTGGCGGTCAGTGACGTCGCTGATCTACTTTGCcgtcatagagtggcatcagatagatAGGGTTCTTCCGTAG